Proteins from one Capricornis sumatraensis isolate serow.1 chromosome 2, serow.2, whole genome shotgun sequence genomic window:
- the DRAM2 gene encoding DNA damage-regulated autophagy modulator protein 2 isoform X2: protein MWWFQQGLSFLPSALVIWTAAAFIFSYITAITLHHVDPVLPYISDTGTVAPEKCLFGAMLNIAAVLCVATIYVRYKQVHALNPEENRIIRLNKAGLVLGLLSCLGLSLVANFQKTTFFAVHVCGAVLTFGMGSLYMFVQTILSYQMQPKIHGKQVFWIRLLLVIWCGGYVLHMITTAAEWSMSLSFFGFFLTYIRDFQKISLRVEATLHGLTLYDTAPCPVNNERTWLLSRDV, encoded by the exons ATGTGGTGGTTTCAgcaaggcctcagtttccttccttcAGCCCTTGTAATTTGGACGGCTGCTgctttcatattttcatatatcaCTGCTATCACACTTCACCATGTTGACCCTGTTTTGCCTTATATCAG tgacACTGGTACAGTGGCTCCAGAAAAATGCTTGTTTGGGGCAATGTTAAATATCGCCGCAGTTTTAT GTGTTGCGACCATTTATGTTCGTTATAAGCAAGTTCATGCTCTGAATCCGGAAGAGAATCGAATCATCAGATTAAACAAGGCTGGCCTTGTACTTGGATTACTGAGTTGTTTAGGACTTTCTCTTGTGGCAAACTTCCAG AAAACCACCTTTTTTGCTGTACATGTGTGTGGAGCTGTGCTCACATTTGGTATGGGCTCGTTATATATGTTTGTTCAGACTATCCTTTCCTACCAAATGCAGCCCAAAATTCACGGCAAACAAGTCTTCTGGATCAGACTGTTATTGGTTATCTGGTGTGGA GGTTATGTGCTTCACATGATTACTACAGCAGCAGAATGGTCTATGTCACTTTCCTTCTTTGGTTTTTTCCTGACTTACATTCGTGATTTTCAG aAAATTTCTTTACGGGTCGAAGCCACTTTACATGGATTAACCCTTTATGACACTGCTCCTTGCCCTGTTAACAATGAACGAACATGGCTACTTTCCAGAGATGTATGA
- the DRAM2 gene encoding DNA damage-regulated autophagy modulator protein 2 isoform X1, with translation MWWFQQGLSFLPSALVIWTAAAFIFSYITAITLHHVDPVLPYISDTGTVAPEKCLFGAMLNIAAVLCVATIYVRYKQVHALNPEENRIIRLNKAGLVLGLLSCLGLSLVANFQKTTFFAVHVCGAVLTFGMGSLYMFVQTILSYQMQPKIHGKQVFWIRLLLVIWCGVSAFSMLTCSSLLYNGSFGADIVQKLHWNPEDKGYVLHMITTAAEWSMSLSFFGFFLTYIRDFQKISLRVEATLHGLTLYDTAPCPVNNERTWLLSRDV, from the exons ATGTGGTGGTTTCAgcaaggcctcagtttccttccttcAGCCCTTGTAATTTGGACGGCTGCTgctttcatattttcatatatcaCTGCTATCACACTTCACCATGTTGACCCTGTTTTGCCTTATATCAG tgacACTGGTACAGTGGCTCCAGAAAAATGCTTGTTTGGGGCAATGTTAAATATCGCCGCAGTTTTAT GTGTTGCGACCATTTATGTTCGTTATAAGCAAGTTCATGCTCTGAATCCGGAAGAGAATCGAATCATCAGATTAAACAAGGCTGGCCTTGTACTTGGATTACTGAGTTGTTTAGGACTTTCTCTTGTGGCAAACTTCCAG AAAACCACCTTTTTTGCTGTACATGTGTGTGGAGCTGTGCTCACATTTGGTATGGGCTCGTTATATATGTTTGTTCAGACTATCCTTTCCTACCAAATGCAGCCCAAAATTCACGGCAAACAAGTCTTCTGGATCAGACTGTTATTGGTTATCTGGTGTGGAGTAAGTGCATTTAGCA tgcTGACTTGCTCATCACTTTTGTACAATGGCAGTTTTGGTGCTGATATAGTACAGAAACTCCACTGGAACCCTGAGGACAAA GGTTATGTGCTTCACATGATTACTACAGCAGCAGAATGGTCTATGTCACTTTCCTTCTTTGGTTTTTTCCTGACTTACATTCGTGATTTTCAG aAAATTTCTTTACGGGTCGAAGCCACTTTACATGGATTAACCCTTTATGACACTGCTCCTTGCCCTGTTAACAATGAACGAACATGGCTACTTTCCAGAGATGTATGA
- the DRAM2 gene encoding DNA damage-regulated autophagy modulator protein 2 isoform X3, whose translation MGSLYMFVQTILSYQMQPKIHGKQVFWIRLLLVIWCGVSAFSMLTCSSLLYNGSFGADIVQKLHWNPEDKGYVLHMITTAAEWSMSLSFFGFFLTYIRDFQKISLRVEATLHGLTLYDTAPCPVNNERTWLLSRDV comes from the exons ATGGGCTCGTTATATATGTTTGTTCAGACTATCCTTTCCTACCAAATGCAGCCCAAAATTCACGGCAAACAAGTCTTCTGGATCAGACTGTTATTGGTTATCTGGTGTGGAGTAAGTGCATTTAGCA tgcTGACTTGCTCATCACTTTTGTACAATGGCAGTTTTGGTGCTGATATAGTACAGAAACTCCACTGGAACCCTGAGGACAAA GGTTATGTGCTTCACATGATTACTACAGCAGCAGAATGGTCTATGTCACTTTCCTTCTTTGGTTTTTTCCTGACTTACATTCGTGATTTTCAG aAAATTTCTTTACGGGTCGAAGCCACTTTACATGGATTAACCCTTTATGACACTGCTCCTTGCCCTGTTAACAATGAACGAACATGGCTACTTTCCAGAGATGTATGA